AATCGTCGAACCCGTTGAGTCCGGCGATCGACGACAGGTTGACGATCGCTCCGCCGTCGTCCTGTTCGCGCATCACTTCGGCGGCGAGTTTGCTCCCGAAGATGACGCCTTTGAGGTTGATATCCATCAACCAGTCGTAATCCTCCTCGTCGACCTCCGAGATCGACTGCATTCCCGGGAACACACCCGCGTTGTTCACCATCACGTCGAGCGATCCGAACGCCTCGACGGTCTCGTCGACCGCCCGTTGCAGGTCGTCGACGCTGCTCACGTCCGTCTCGACGAACTGTGCCTCACCGCCGCGTTCTTCGATGAGTTCGTGTGTGGGCGTTCCACCCTCCCGCGGTTCTTCGCGGATGTCTGCAACCGTGACGCTTGCACCCTCGTTTGCGAACGTGAGTGCGATCTCGCGGCCGTTCCCGGACGATGCTCCAGTTATCAATGTGGCTTGTCCTGAAAGTCGTTCTGTCATGGCACACCTCACTGAATAATGGTACCGTAACACAATCAGCAGTTTCCCTTCCTATTCGGGATATTGACTAGTCGAGAACTGAATCCCGGTTTCCGTTGAACTAGCTCCTCCGGGTCGGGATGTTGTCTGTGAACGCCTCACACACGCATTCCGATCGGGAACACGTACAGGGGACGTTCGTCCTCGGATGCACCGATCACCTCCCGGACGGCGCCGTCGCTGAAGGCGCCGATCGCGACGGTCGCCAGATCGAGCGTCTCGGTCTGGAGGTAGAGGTTCTGACCGACGTGACCGGCCTCCATTGGTACGTACCGTTGCTTTCCTCGTTGGCCGTACCGGTCGGTGGTTCGCTCGTCGACCGCACAGATGACGACGTCGATCGCTGCCGTTTCGACGGGCCGTTGATCTGCGGCAGCAGACCGAAGCTCCGCCTGGACACTGCCAGGTTTATGGAACTCCAGCCGATGCTCATCCGGGAGATATCGGTACACTCCTGGATCGAGTCCCTCGACGCCGGGCTGTCCGATGACCACGTACAGTTCCAGCGGGTACTGTGCACCTGCGCTGGGAGCTGTTCGGTACCCTCTAGCGTCGGTGATCCCCTGTGCCGCCCAGAGCAACTGGGACAGTTGTTCGGTCTCGAGCGGTTCGTCGCCGAACTCCCGACGGGATCTTCGGTTCTCCAGGGCCCGCTCGACGGAGACGTCACCGTCGGTCACGGTTCCGGGCAACGAAACCGTCTCCCCGGGAGCGAGTTCGGCAACGCCGACGGGATCGTCGGATCGGTCGTCGTCCGTATCGGTCGGAGCAGTCTGGTCCCTGTGGAGCACACCGAACCCACTGTGTGCCAGATCGGCGACCACCACCGCGCCGACGAGTCCGATCACACCGACGACTGCTCGACGCGGAAGGGATTTCGGCTCCATGGCTGACCCATGGGATGGGTTCGCAAAAAATCGTGACACGGATTTTCGC
The Halalkaliarchaeum desulfuricum DNA segment above includes these coding regions:
- a CDS encoding SagB/ThcOx family dehydrogenase, giving the protein MEPKSLPRRAVVGVIGLVGAVVVADLAHSGFGVLHRDQTAPTDTDDDRSDDPVGVAELAPGETVSLPGTVTDGDVSVERALENRRSRREFGDEPLETEQLSQLLWAAQGITDARGYRTAPSAGAQYPLELYVVIGQPGVEGLDPGVYRYLPDEHRLEFHKPGSVQAELRSAAADQRPVETAAIDVVICAVDERTTDRYGQRGKQRYVPMEAGHVGQNLYLQTETLDLATVAIGAFSDGAVREVIGASEDERPLYVFPIGMRV
- a CDS encoding SDR family oxidoreductase, with the protein product MTERLSGQATLITGASSGNGREIALTFANEGASVTVADIREEPREGGTPTHELIEERGGEAQFVETDVSSVDDLQRAVDETVEAFGSLDVMVNNAGVFPGMQSISEVDEEDYDWLMDINLKGVIFGSKLAAEVMREQDDGGAIVNLSSIAGLNGFDDSSLYCASKGGVANVTRELAMELGPDGIRVNAINPGIIETAMTTEDEEVAGTMTETIPLQRDGTPEDVADVALFLASDEAAYVTGHNLVVDGGLTAGA